The following are from one region of the Rhinoraja longicauda isolate Sanriku21f chromosome 11, sRhiLon1.1, whole genome shotgun sequence genome:
- the mrps14 gene encoding small ribosomal subunit protein uS14m isoform X2 — MAAWGRVLGLIHSAGRQLLTLIPGGNMGPVRNYYVDWRMLRDVKRRKMAFDFADERRRLNAIRKNTILPKELQEIADQEIAALPRDSCPVRIHNRCVLTSRPRGVKRKWRLSRIVFRHLADHNQMSGIQRAMW, encoded by the exons ATGGCGGCGTGGGGCCGGGTCCTGGGCCTCATTCACAGCGCCGGGCGCCAG TTGTTGACATTGATTCCCGGAGGAAACATGGGACCGGTTCGGAATTACTATGTGGATTGGCGAATGCTGAGGGATGTGAAAAGGAGGAAGATGGCTTTTGACTTTGCAGATGAGAGGCGGCGACTCAATGCAATTCGGAAAAACACTATCTTACCAAAGGAACTGCAG GAGATTGCCGACCAGGAGATTGCAGCTCTGCCAAGAGACAGCTGTCCCGTCAGGATCCATAATCGTTGCGTCCTCACCTCGCGGCCACGAGGGGTCAAGCGCAAATGGCGCCTCAGCCGGATCGTGTTCCGTCACCTCGCTGATCACAACCAGATGTCCGGGATCCAGCGCGCCATGTGGTAG